A single window of Myxocyprinus asiaticus isolate MX2 ecotype Aquarium Trade chromosome 34, UBuf_Myxa_2, whole genome shotgun sequence DNA harbors:
- the LOC127424850 gene encoding nucleoporin SEH1 isoform X1 — MFVAKSIAADHKDLIHDVSYDFHGRRMATCSSDQSVKVWDKGDNGEWHCTASWKTHSGSVWRVTWAHPEFGQVLASCSFDRTAAVWEEIVGESNDKQRCQSHWIKRTTLVDSRTSVTDVKFAPKHMGLMLTTCSADGVVRIYEAPDVMNLSQWSLQHEISCKLSCSCISWNPSSSRAHPPMIAVGSDDSNVTYSGKVQIYEYNENTRKYAKAETLMTVTDPVHDIAFAPNLGRSFHVLAIATKDVRIFKLVPLRRESATSSGPTKFEVQVMAQFDSHNSQVWRVSWNITSTLLASSGDDGCVRLWKANYMDNWKCTGILRGDGSPVNGSSGHTAALSAVSVSGAAQMVVGAASAGRKKAQLMPG; from the exons ATGTTCGTGGCGAAGAGTATCGCGGCGGATCATAAAGACCTCATTCACGATGTGTCTTATGACTTTCATGGTCGGAGGATGGCGACCTGCTCCAGTGATCAGAGTGTCAAG GTCTGGGATAAAGGTGACAATGGTGAATGGCACTGCACTGCCAGCTGGAAG ACACATAGTGGATCTGTGTGGAGAGTAACCTGGGCGCACCCTGAGTTTGGTCAAGTGTTGGCGTCTTGTTCGTTTGATCGCACTGCGGCTGTGTGGGAGGAGATAGTCGGCGAATCCAATGATAAACAGCGCTGTCAAAGTCACTGG ATCAAGAGAACCACACTGGTGGACAGTCGGACATCAGTAACTGATGTGAAGTTTGCACCGAAGCACATGGGTCTGATGCTGACCACCTGCTCTGCAGACGGGGTGGTGCGCATCTACGAGGCCCCTGACGTGATGAACCTCAGCCAGTGGTCTCTACAGCACGAGATCTCCTGCAAGCTCTCCTGCTCCTGCATCTCCTGGAACCCATCCAG TTCCAGAGCTCATCCTCCAATGATAGCTGTCGGCAGCGATGACAGTAACGTGACATACAGTGGCAAAGTACAAATTTATGAGTATAATGAAAATACcag AAAGTATGCCAAAGCAGAGACACTGATGACTGTGACTGATCCAGTACATGACATCGCCTTTGCTCCTAATCTCGGGAGATCTTTCCATGTGTTGGCGATTGCGACCAAAGACGTCCGCATTTTCAAACTCGTACCACTAAG GAGAGAGAGTGCCACCAGCTCTGGTCCCACTAAGTTTGAGGTGCAGGTGATGGCTCAGTTTGACAGTCATAACTCTCAGGTGTGGCGAGTGAGCTGGAACATCACCAGCACTCTGCTGGCCTCCTCTGGAGATGATGGATGCGTGCGACTCTGGAAAG CTAATTACATGGATAACTGGAAGTGCACAGGGATCCTGAGAGGAGATGGGAGTCCAGTAAACGGCTCCTCAGGACACACTGCAGCTCTGAGCGCTGTGAGCGTTTCTGGAGCTGCCCAGATGGTTGTTGGGGCGGCTTCTGCTGGGAG aaaaaaagctCAGCTGATGCCAGGCTAA
- the LOC127424850 gene encoding nucleoporin SEH1 isoform X2 has protein sequence MFVAKSIAADHKDLIHDVSYDFHGRRMATCSSDQSVKVWDKGDNGEWHCTASWKTHSGSVWRVTWAHPEFGQVLASCSFDRTAAVWEEIVGESNDKQRCQSHWIKRTTLVDSRTSVTDVKFAPKHMGLMLTTCSADGVVRIYEAPDVMNLSQWSLQHEISCKLSCSCISWNPSSSRAHPPMIAVGSDDSNVTYSGKVQIYEYNENTRKYAKAETLMTVTDPVHDIAFAPNLGRSFHVLAIATKDVRIFKLVPLRRESATSSGPTKFEVQVMAQFDSHNSQVWRVSWNITSTLLASSGDDGCVRLWKANYMDNWKCTGILRGDGSPVNGSSGHTAALSAVSVSGAAQMVVGAASAGRYFFPHLDPPRAASRLAHLLPPPSLIEQMYEPDLTHAPQLHHRYITSSINQPTEHD, from the exons ATGTTCGTGGCGAAGAGTATCGCGGCGGATCATAAAGACCTCATTCACGATGTGTCTTATGACTTTCATGGTCGGAGGATGGCGACCTGCTCCAGTGATCAGAGTGTCAAG GTCTGGGATAAAGGTGACAATGGTGAATGGCACTGCACTGCCAGCTGGAAG ACACATAGTGGATCTGTGTGGAGAGTAACCTGGGCGCACCCTGAGTTTGGTCAAGTGTTGGCGTCTTGTTCGTTTGATCGCACTGCGGCTGTGTGGGAGGAGATAGTCGGCGAATCCAATGATAAACAGCGCTGTCAAAGTCACTGG ATCAAGAGAACCACACTGGTGGACAGTCGGACATCAGTAACTGATGTGAAGTTTGCACCGAAGCACATGGGTCTGATGCTGACCACCTGCTCTGCAGACGGGGTGGTGCGCATCTACGAGGCCCCTGACGTGATGAACCTCAGCCAGTGGTCTCTACAGCACGAGATCTCCTGCAAGCTCTCCTGCTCCTGCATCTCCTGGAACCCATCCAG TTCCAGAGCTCATCCTCCAATGATAGCTGTCGGCAGCGATGACAGTAACGTGACATACAGTGGCAAAGTACAAATTTATGAGTATAATGAAAATACcag AAAGTATGCCAAAGCAGAGACACTGATGACTGTGACTGATCCAGTACATGACATCGCCTTTGCTCCTAATCTCGGGAGATCTTTCCATGTGTTGGCGATTGCGACCAAAGACGTCCGCATTTTCAAACTCGTACCACTAAG GAGAGAGAGTGCCACCAGCTCTGGTCCCACTAAGTTTGAGGTGCAGGTGATGGCTCAGTTTGACAGTCATAACTCTCAGGTGTGGCGAGTGAGCTGGAACATCACCAGCACTCTGCTGGCCTCCTCTGGAGATGATGGATGCGTGCGACTCTGGAAAG CTAATTACATGGATAACTGGAAGTGCACAGGGATCCTGAGAGGAGATGGGAGTCCAGTAAACGGCTCCTCAGGACACACTGCAGCTCTGAGCGCTGTGAGCGTTTCTGGAGCTGCCCAGATGGTTGTTGGGGCGGCTTCTGCTGGGAG GTATTTCTTCCCTCATTTGGACCCCCCCAGAGCTGCATCTAGACTGGCCCACCTCCTGCCTCCCCCCTCGCTCATTGAGCAAATGTATGAGCCTGATCTGACCCACGCTCCTCAGCTCCATCATCGATACATAACCAGCTCAATCAATCAACCCACTGAGCATGACTGA